DNA sequence from the Mangifera indica cultivar Alphonso chromosome 18, CATAS_Mindica_2.1, whole genome shotgun sequence genome:
AACCATCCTTTAGTTGTGCTTTGTAAACCTCACCAAAACCCCCAGACCCAATCAAACTATCGGCGCTGAAACCATTGGTGGCTTCTAGAAGATGGGCAAAGGTCAGCTTCCTCAGAGGTTTTTCAAATGTAGCAACATTTATACTCAGAGGCTCAGGGACGCTAGAAAGTTTCCAGCTACTGCTACCAGAAGTTGGAAGACTTTCAATGTATTTCTCTCTCTGTTCCTCCTTCTGTTGGTACCTTTTCACTCGATACAAAGCTAATGTAAGTCCAAGGGTGCATAAGACAAAGAATGTGATTCCAATGATCACTCCAGCTTCAAGAGTCCGTTTGTTTTCTCTTGTGCGAAAAGATACAGAGTGACTTCTGGAGCCACAAGGGGGCAAGGGTAACCCACAGAGGCCAGAATTGTTCTCGTATCTGGAAGCTGGGAAAGTGGTGAGCTGACCTCCAGAAGGGATGGGACCAGATAAGTTGTTGTTGGACACATCAAGGTCACTGAGAAAAGAAAGACTCCCCAATGACCCTGGGATTGGTCCTTGAAAATGATTGTGAGAGAGATCCATAACACCAATTGCTTTCAAATCTCCAAAACTGTAAGGAATATTACCCGTTAGCCTGTTGTGGCCCAAATTCAAGACTTGCAAATAGCTCAATGAACCAATACTCTCAGGAATGTTTCCTGTCAGGGAATTGTAAGAGAGATCAAGGTAGATCATGCTGCCGTTGCTAGTGAATGTATCAACTGTCATGCCAGAATAAATTCTAGTATATGGACAAGAGTGAACCATAGGAAAGCCTTCCAGCCTCTCCGGTCGAATCCCCTCGAATTCGACTAATCCACCAGCACCCCTACAGGATGTCCCCCCTTCATTTCTCACAAAAGCAAACTGCTTCCCTGAAACAATTCCTGGCATAACTAGGCCAGCTTGGTTTGCTAGAGCAGAGGGTAGAGCACCATTTAAGTTATTGCTGTTCAAATCAAGCCAAATGAGGCTCCTGCACTTCCCAAGCTCTGATGGGATCTGTCCAGTGAGCGAATTGTTACCCAATTGAAGGACCGCAAGGTGAAGAAGATCTCCAATGCCAGCAGGGATTTCTCCAGAAAGAAGGTTGCTGGAAAGTGATATCCAAATCATATTTGTGCACCTAGAAATGGACTGTGGAATTTTACCCGTCAGGAGATTGTTATTGAGAATTAGGGTCTCCAAGTTTCCCCCATTGACACAAATTGCTTCTGGGATTTCACCTGTGAGGTTGTTTGCCCACATAACTAAATCAGAAAGATATGGTAAGGTCCAAATGGCTGGTGGGATTGGACCGCTTAAGCTGTTGAAACTAAGATCAATTGTCTTCAAATTTTTGCAGTTTTCAAGCTCCAAGGGTACAGTTCCTGATAGGTAATTGTTTGGTAAAATTATCCTTTCCAGAGCCGAGAGGCTAGGAGAAGAACAGAACCCTGATGGGATGGTTCCTGTTAAGGCATTAGAACTGAGGTCCAGCACTCGAAGTTGAGTACAATTAGCCAGAGGCAAAGGTACAGAACCAGTTATGTTGTTGAATGGTACATGAAGATATTTCAAACTCGGAAGCTTACTTACAACTGTGCTTAGAAAATCTCCTGACAACAGATTGTTTCCAAGATTGAGGCTTTGCAGAGAAGAGcacaattcaaaatttgaactcaattcacCAGTAAGCTTGTTGAATGAAAGATCCAGCTCCTCAAGAGTCCCACAAACCTGCCCCAACTCGTGAGGAATTTCACCGGTAAATTGATTGTGTGCTAAAGATAGACGTTTCAACTTCTTCAAATTTCCCACTAACAATCCAGGAATCTTGTCCTGCAGTGCATTATGGGAGAGGTTAAGTGTTTCCAGAAGCTGACAGTTCTTCAAGCTTGTTGGAAATTCAGACCCTGAGAAGATGTTTTGAGACAGATTGACCACAGTGAGATTGCTGCACTTCCCAAAATCAAGATTGGATAATTTGCCAGAGAAATTGTTGTGAGAGAGATCAAGATACTTGAGAGATCCTGGTGACCCAGCAACAAAGCTAGGCTGTATCTCTCCTGACAAAAGATTGTATGAAAGGTCAAGAGTCGAGAGATTCTTGCAATTCAAGGGAGTAACATTCAGTTTACCAGCAAGCTTGTTATCGGAAAAGTTGAGCAGATTCAAATTCTGACAACTAGAGAGACTATAACTCAAGAAAGTTAAATCCGAAATTTTATTGCGCGAGAGGTCAAGCTGGAGAAGAGAAGGACCAAAATGGAGAGTACCCCCGGAGAGTGAATTGTGTGAGAGATTAACAAAAGATAGATGATcacaagagagaaaaaatgacTTCGGTGGGAAAGGGCCTGAAATGTTGTTCCAGGACAAGTCAATTGTTTCCAAGTTGCAAGAACTAGATGTGGATAAATCACCAGCAGAAAAAGAATTGTGTTGCAAATATAGATGCCTAAGATATGGCAAAGCTGTGAGAGTTGGAAGGTTTAAACTACCAATAAGGTCAAAGTTGCTGAGGTTGAGAGTGGTAACATGGCCGTCAATAGAGCAGGTGACACCTAGCCATGAGCAAGGACTTGGAGAATTGGCAGTCCAGTTGAGTAAGAAACCATTTGGATCAGAATCAATAGTTTGTTTGAAAGCCATCAAATTTACCACTTCTTCATTACTTGTCGATAGCTGTCTGGCAAAAGATGGCATTACTTGAAGGTGAAAGAGAAGCAAGAACATAAAGCCAAAGATTCCCATGAGGCCTTGTTGTTGTTCTTGATGCAAAACTAATGATTCCCTCCATTGTTTCTTCATGTTTGGCCTCAGATATTCATCACCAATTGAGCTGACATAAagaaatttttgtattttcttttcagAATTTTTAATATAGGAGTGGTTGAGAATAAGAGAGTAGTCTCTTCGTAGTGGTGTCTATTGTCTAACGCATTTGAGGAGctgaaaataacataaaacaaaaGATTCATGGAATGTGTCTCTCTCTTCTGTTtccttgaatctccatcaagcTTCTTCTTCACTTCACATGCACTTTCAGATCTGTGCTAAGACTATTTTTGctctctaaaattttctaaaataatttgtaGGTTGCGCTTGGACAactgaaatataaataataaaaaatcaataaggTGGTATGGTAGATCACCATCAAAGATGTTATAATCAAAGTAGACTTATAAAAATAGaactcatacatttaattagaAGTAGCAAACaagttaaaactaaaaatcaaaataaaaaaagagtaccttatcaaactcaaactgatgaaactgaagtgcaggatgagagagagagagatgacaGTTGGAATATGTTGGAGGTGACAGAGAGAGTAAGCGTACGATGTTCAGAAATGTTGGGACCTGTAGAATTTTAGCTTCGATAGAAACAAGACTAAATATTTGCCATAAAAAGCAAAAAAGGAAGCAGCCAAGCTCTTCTATCTGGGTTTTCTTCTGATAAACAGAAACCACAACAACTCTTAGGCTGCTCTGCTTAGCTGCCAAAGAATGAAACCCAGTTCCCAGAAGAAGAGCAAGAAGAGATAGAGatgtgaaggaaaaaagaagagaaaagaaaatggaggGGAGCAATAGCAAGAAAGAGTAGACCAAGAAAAAGTGAAAAActacaaaaagaagaaataaagaaaggaGAATAGAATAGTTGATGACAAGTGGGTGCCTTGGACTTGGAGGCAACACTCACAGAGATGGAGTAATTTGTGGGAGTGCTGCTCCCTtctccattaattttttttatttctcatttttcGGGTCCAGTCAAacctctctctttctttatgaTCAATTACCCCGCACCTACGTCTCTCCTTCCTTTTCTTTATTCTCCTTCCATTTCTATACACTTAAAACTCCTTAAACTCTGTTTAATTTCCATTCCAATCAATCTCTGTGATGGGGgttttgtgaaaattttcaaacataatgGACTGCCAAAGATTAAGGACTTCTAAAGGGAGTATTCACTTTGAAgcttaaaatgattttttttataaatgaaagcTCCCTGTTCAAAACCCTAATTGTataaaataggtataattgttcATTAGAAAACAAACTATGAGAAGTCCAAAATTAAGTGTAGCACTTTATCTCAACATAAATCAGAATGCACAAAACACCATATAGCATTgtgtaaaacggtgaaattaggCCTAGACTTGTGTACAAGTGAAGACAAGATAAATgtgcatgatatatatatatatatatatatatatatatatatatatatatatacacacatacatatgaCAAGACTCTAATAGTAAATTCACATCTATACCGATATATATGGTTACAAATTAATTAGGTatgcaaaaatatatacatccccccccccccccccctctccaAAAAATGACAGTCTAAATATATCTTCTCATGTTATTATTCATATCATTTCCTCTTTGTCCTAACAATTTTTATAACTCATACTAGAAATCtaccaaatttattaaaaatattaataatagacataactttttaaatagtaaatgaaaCTCCTTTTAAAGTATTATTATGTTCATTATTTCTTGCatagaatttataaaaattataagtgaAATTGGTATTGCTCCattatttagtagttttttatTTAGATATGTTTCATTtggttgtttgttttttaacaaaacaaaattttatgtaaattaatatatatttcgtTTCATCTTATACCTTGGTAATAAACAACAAAGACTACGATAAAATTGGATCATGCTGCATAAGAAGAAGCAAACTGATAACACAAATGGGAAActtgagaagaaaaaagaagttgaGTAGCTAGTTATGAGCATGGGATTGCATGCATATTGAAACAAGAGAAATGGATAACAAATCCATTAATTATTTAAGCATAATAATACTAGTTTAGGTCTATCAATGTATAAATAAAAGGAACAGCCATCCATGTATCTACATTTatctatgtatatgtatatgaataataatatataaatacaagcATGCATGTCCTGCATTGTTAAAATACTGgtagaaaatgaaagaaagagatgagtGGCATATAAGCATGCATGtacatgaatattttatttgcaaATTGTGTGCAGAGGAGTGCACGGGCATCCTATTGCATCTCAACAACACTATAACACTCCGTTAGATTAGGGGTTTGTCTTCTTTATCAtcgatatatatacatatatataaatatttcccATTAGGTCCCAAAGAATCTGAAAGTAAGACTTGATATTTATTACATATGGAAGAAAAGTATTGAAATCTGAAAACAGCAGAATCCTCGCAAAGAAATCAGGCAGATTTCTGGACCgtcctttttgttttattcaacaGACTGGACTGGATTAATTTCTCATAATGAGAGGGGGAATAGAACACACGAGCGTATGTGTgtattcaataataataataataatataagtttttttttttttttaatgtcaaaGGCTCTTCTTCCGggcttattttatattttctcataaGAAATGTAACTTCATTTCTAGAAGAAAATATTGAGTGTTAATGGCGCATTAATCCGAAATATTTGACTTTGTAATACAAATAGAAATTTGATTAGTCAAGGGAGATGTCTTAATTTTCAAGACGCATGTCCACATTTTATACCCCcaagaaaaaagaacaaatgGTTAGTTGGAATAGGTTAGCTTAAA
Encoded proteins:
- the LOC123202154 gene encoding receptor-like protein kinase BRI1-like 3, whose product is MKKQWRESLVLHQEQQQGLMGIFGFMFLLLFHLQVMPSFARQLSTSNEEVVNLMAFKQTIDSDPNGFLLNWTANSPSPCSWLGVTCSIDGHVTTLNLSNFDLIGSLNLPTLTALPYLRHLYLQHNSFSAGDLSTSSSCNLETIDLSWNNISGPFPPKSFFLSCDHLSFVNLSHNSLSGGTLHFGPSLLQLDLSRNKISDLTFLSYSLSSCQNLNLLNFSDNKLAGKLNVTPLNCKNLSTLDLSYNLLSGEIQPSFVAGSPGSLKYLDLSHNNFSGKLSNLDFGKCSNLTVVNLSQNIFSGSEFPTSLKNCQLLETLNLSHNALQDKIPGLLVGNLKKLKRLSLAHNQFTGEIPHELGQVCGTLEELDLSFNKLTGELSSNFELCSSLQSLNLGNNLLSGDFLSTVVSKLPSLKYLHVPFNNITGSVPLPLANCTQLRVLDLSSNALTGTIPSGFCSSPSLSALERIILPNNYLSGTVPLELENCKNLKTIDLSFNSLSGPIPPAIWTLPYLSDLVMWANNLTGEIPEAICVNGGNLETLILNNNLLTGKIPQSISRCTNMIWISLSSNLLSGEIPAGIGDLLHLAVLQLGNNSLTGQIPSELGKCRSLIWLDLNSNNLNGALPSALANQAGLVMPGIVSGKQFAFVRNEGGTSCRGAGGLVEFEGIRPERLEGFPMVHSCPYTRIYSGMTVDTFTSNGSMIYLDLSYNSLTGNIPESIGSLSYLQVLNLGHNRLTGNIPYSFGDLKAIGVMDLSHNHFQGPIPGSLGSLSFLSDLDVSNNNLSGPIPSGGQLTTFPASRYENNSGLCGLPLPPCGSRSHSVSFRTRENKRTLEAGVIIGITFFVLCTLGLTLALYRVKRYQQKEEQREKYIESLPTSGSSSWKLSSVPEPLSINVATFEKPLRKLTFAHLLEATNGFSADSLIGSGGFGEVYKAQLKDGCVVAIKKLIHVTGQGDREFMAEMETIGKIKHRNLVPLLGYCKIGDERLLVYEYMKWGSLESVLHDRAKGCCTRLDWAARKKIAIGSARGLAFLHHSCIPHIIHRDMKSSNVLLDENFEARVSDFGMARLVNALDSHLSVSTLAGTPGYVPPEYYQSFRCTTKGDVYSYGVILLELLSGKRPIDPSEFGDDNNLVGWAKQLHREKRSNEILDPELMTQKSGEAELCQYMRIAFECLDDRPFKRPTMIQVMALFKELQVDTESDSLDGFSLKDTVIEESREKEP